One window of the Triticum dicoccoides isolate Atlit2015 ecotype Zavitan chromosome 3B, WEW_v2.0, whole genome shotgun sequence genome contains the following:
- the LOC119282157 gene encoding uncharacterized protein LOC119282157 isoform X1, with translation MARPELDGSVTGVAQVTLEWSGRRRRQEGAVLPARGGRGRGADLAGGPVLLEEAGPAELKHGHNDPAWQYSSFGKKENGERSISTRGAKFFAILALLQASSVDDDDNQGIHRHDDAPHMVQLSYNLLYRVTATVVVCAIDYNLLSCESVSYL, from the exons atggcgaggccagaGCTCGACGGATCCGTTACCGGTGTGGCGCAG GTCACCTTGGAGTGGTCTGGACGGCGACGACGGCAGGAGGGCGCCGTCCTTCCTGCTCGAGGAGGCAGAGGACGAGGGGCGGACCTAGCTGGCGGCCCTGTCCTACTCGAGGAGGCGGGGCCTGCCGAGCTCAAGCACGGCCACAACGACCCAGCTTGGCAG TACAGTAGTTTTGGCAAAAAAGAAAATGGGGAAAGGAGTATCAGCACGCGAGGAGCAAAGTTCTTTGCTATCTTGGCTTTACTG CAGGCATCCTCCGTTGACGATGACGACAACCAGGGCATCCACCGGCACGACGACGCCCCACACATGGTCCAACTCAGCTACAACCTCCTCTACCGCGTGACGGCGACTGTGGTTGTGTGCGCCATCGACTACAACCTCCTCTCATGTGAATCCGTCTCCTACCTCTAG
- the LOC119282157 gene encoding uncharacterized protein LOC119282157 isoform X2, whose translation MARPELDGSVTGVAQVTLEWSGRRRRQEGAVLPARGGRGRGADLAGGPVLLEEAGPAELKHGHNDPAWQYSSFGKKENGERSISTRGAKFFAILALLIRSSRHPPLTMTTTRASTGTTTPHTWSNSATTSSTA comes from the exons atggcgaggccagaGCTCGACGGATCCGTTACCGGTGTGGCGCAG GTCACCTTGGAGTGGTCTGGACGGCGACGACGGCAGGAGGGCGCCGTCCTTCCTGCTCGAGGAGGCAGAGGACGAGGGGCGGACCTAGCTGGCGGCCCTGTCCTACTCGAGGAGGCGGGGCCTGCCGAGCTCAAGCACGGCCACAACGACCCAGCTTGGCAG TACAGTAGTTTTGGCAAAAAAGAAAATGGGGAAAGGAGTATCAGCACGCGAGGAGCAAAGTTCTTTGCTATCTTGGCTTTACTG ATTCGGAGCAGCAGGCATCCTCCGTTGACGATGACGACAACCAGGGCATCCACCGGCACGACGACGCCCCACACATGGTCCAACTCAGCTACAACCTCCTCTACCGCGTGA